A section of the Primulina eburnea isolate SZY01 chromosome 1, ASM2296580v1, whole genome shotgun sequence genome encodes:
- the LOC140833129 gene encoding PTI1-like tyrosine-protein kinase At3g15890 has protein sequence MDFCSMFCCAKGSDLKKQGKKESTWRIFALKELQLATNNFNYDNKLGEGGFGSVYWGQLRDGSQIAVKRLKSWSNKAEMEFSVEVETLARVQHKNLLSLRGYSAEGQERLIVYDYMTNLSLLSHLHGQHSAECLLDWNRRMTIVVGAAEGISYLHHCTNPHIIHRDVKASNVLLDGDFKAKVADFGFAKFIPDGLTHVTTRVKGTLGYLAPEYAMLGKASESCDVYSFGILLLEIASGKKPLEKVNSTMKRPITDWALPLACERKFSELADPRLDGKYVEEELKRIVFVGLICAQNRPEKRPTMLEVVELLKGEKEKFAALENDEMFKSTTVVDSSAEDSSEFISDEKESKEEIQSVK, from the exons ATGGATTTTTGCTCGATGTTTTGTTGCGCCAAGGGTTCAGATCT GAAAAAACAAGGGAAAAAGGAGTCGACATGGAGGATTTTTGCTCTGAAAGAGTTGCAGTTGGCtactaataattttaattatgataaCAAGCTTGGAGAAGGTGGATTTGGTAGTGTGTATTGGGGTCAGCTCAGGGATGGTTCTCAG ATAGCTGTGAAAAGGTTAAAGTCATGGAGTAACAAAGCAGAGATGGAGTTTTCTGTTGAAGTTGAGACTCTAGCTCGAGTACAGCACAAGAATTTGCTGAGTTTACGTGGCTATAGTGCAGAAGGTCAAGAACGTTTGATTGTCTATGATTACATGACGAATCTTAGCTTACTCTCCCATCTTCATGGGCAACATTCTGCGGAATGCCTTCTCGACTGGAATAGGAGAATGACCATTGTTGTTGGGGCAGCTGAAGGCATTTC CTACCTACATCACTGCACAAACCCGCACATAATCCACAGAGACGTTAAAGCTAGCAATGTGTTGCTAGATGGAGATTTCAAAGCAAAAGTTGCTGACTTTGGATTTGCAAAGTTCATACCTGATGGTTTGACACATGTAACCACCAGAGTCAAGGGTACGCTTGGCTATCTAGCCCCTGAATATGCAATGTTAGGAAAAGCATCGGAAAGCTGTGATGTTTACAGCTTTGGCATTCTTTTGCTCGAGATCGCTAGTGGCAAGAAACCCCTAGAGAAGGTGAATTCAACCATGAAGAGACCTATCACAGATTGGGCTCTTCCTTTGGCGTGTGAAAGAAAGTTTAGTGAACTTGCAGATCCAAGGCTTGATGGAAAATATGTGGAGGAAGAATTAAAAAGAATCGTTTTTGTTGGACTGATATGTGCTCAAAATCGACCTGAAAAGAGACCAACTATGCTTGAGGTTGTCGAACTACTGAAAGGGGAAAAGGAAAAGTTTGCAGCTCTTGAAAATGACGAAATGTTTAAGAGTACTACAGTTGTAGATTCAAGTGCCGAAGACAGCTCGGAATTCATCTCAGACGAGAAGGAGTCTAAAGAAGAGATCCAAAGCGTAAAATAG
- the LOC140808776 gene encoding uncharacterized protein, whose amino-acid sequence MDIDYAIRKNEPAAIHETSEPDDVDLYEMWEQSNRLCVMFIKTKISVGIRGSIERYEKVKDLLKAIDEQFATSDKALASTLIMEFSSLRLISVKGVREHIMKMRDIAARLKTLEVTISDNFLVHFILCTLPQQYGPFKISYNTHKYKWSINELMTMCVQEEGRLLMEKSDNVLMTAHGKFKKQAKVKGKGKRIIPPQPDIKKESKCFFCKKKGHMKKDCTKFKDWLDKKGYAKPKEASGK is encoded by the exons ATGGATATTGACTATGCCATAAGGAAAAACGAACCAGCTGCCATACATGAAACTAGTGAACCTGATGATGTCGATCTTTATGAAATGTGGGAGCAATCTAATCGTCTCTGCGTTATGTTCATAAAGACTAAGATATCGGTTGGCATTCGTGGTTCGATTGAGAGGTATGAAAAGGTCAAGGACCTACTTAAGGCAATTGATGAACAATTTGCAACTTCAGACAAGGCCCTTGCCAGCACCCTAATAATGGAGTTCTCTTCGTTAAGGCTCATAAGTGTGAAAGGTGTGCGAGAGCATATCATGAAAATGAGGGACATAGCGGCTCGATTAAAAACTCTTGAAGTGACCATATCTGATAACTTTCTTGTGCACTTCATTTTATGCACTCTTCCACAGCAATATGGACCCTTCAAAATTTCTTATAACACACATAAGTATAAATGGTCAATTAATGAATTAATGACCATGTGTGTTCAAGAGGAAGGAAGGTTGTTGATGGAAAAGAGCGATAATGTTCTTATGACTGCACATGGAAAGTTTAAAAAGCAAGCAAAAGTCAAGGGGAAAGGGAAAAGAATAATTCCACCTCAACCTGACATCAAGAAAGAATCCAAGTGTTTCTTCTGTAAAAAGAAGGGACACATGAAGAAGGATTGCACCAAATTCAAGGATTGGCTTGATAAGAAAG GGTATGCAAAGCCTAAGGAAGCCAGTGGGAAGTGA